The sequence below is a genomic window from Clostridium sp. BJN0001.
TGTATTCTTTATTTCACTTTGTACATCATTTATAAGTGCTTTTATATCACTTGCTGCTTTACCAGTACTTTCAGACAATTTCTGAACTTCTTGTGCAACAACACTAAATCCTTTTCCATTTTCTCCTGCTCGTGCTGCCTCAATTGATGCATTAAGTGCAAGCAAATTTGTCTGTTCAGAAATATCAGTTATTGTTTCTATAATTAAATTGATTTTCTTTGACTTTTGTGAAAGGATCTCTATTTTTTTATCCACTTCAAATAGCTTGGCTGAATTTTCATTATTCTGATCTTTAAGATTTACCATTTTGCTAAGACTATTTTTATTCATATTTAATATAGAATCAGAACTTTTCTGAATTTCATTATTTATATCTGATGCTTTATGTATAATCTCTGCAAACTCTTCTACATTTTTGTTATTTTCTATTAAAATATCATTCTGATCTTTAGTTGTATAAGACATATTGTTAATAAATCCTTTTATAGATTCTATCTTATTAGCAGAATGATTTACTGATTTCGTAAGATTTGTAACTATATCCATTAAAACCACTGAAACATCCTTAATTTTTGAATTAATAGCTAATATTTTCTTATTTGATTCTTCAGATTTTTCAGCAAGTTCTTTCTGTTTTTTTAATAATATTCTAGGATTATTGATAATTGTATCTTTTATAAAAATAAGAACTATAAGTGTAAAAAATGCATTCATAAGTGTCATAGGAATAAGAAGTGTATTAACCATAGAAACAAATGCTTCTGAAAAACTCTTCTGTCCAAGTAAAGGTACAAAAATTAAAAGATGAATAATTTCAAAGCATGCTGTTACTAAGAAATATAAAATTACTTCTTTAAAAGTAAGTTTATTTATACTTCTTTTTCTTATTATAATTAGAATTGATGCTACTAATCCTGAAAATATTGTAGCCGTGCAGCATCCAAATGTTGTCCATCCTCCAAGCGTAAACCTATATGCTGCTCCTATAAAGGATACGATTATTCCTACAATGGGTCCTCCAACAATAGCTGCTACTACAGCTATACCATCTCTAATATTTATCGATGCTTCATTTATCCGCATAGCAAATTTTGATGTAAGAATAATAGGGATACTAAAAATAGTAACCATAAATATTCTTCCACAAACTGTTTTTAAATTATAATAAATATACTTGTTAACTATATTTACTTTACTCAAAACATAAATAACCAATAAACATAACGAAATAAATTCAAATAATTTTGTATAAATCTCCATAATAATTTCTCCTCCTCAAAAACCCTTTAACTATACTATAGTTTTTTTTACAAAAAAGTCAACATTTTCTTGTAAATGTTTTCGAAAGAAATAGAAAAAAGCACAAATATAGAGCATCTTTAATATACTAAGATGTTCTATATTCATGCCTTTTATTAAATTATTTATTTTTTATGCAGGTTGAAGCATTTTAAGACTTTCATATGCCATTTTACTATATGGTATTGATACTCCAACGTCATTTGCCATTCTGCACAAGTCTCCACAATATGCTTCAAGTTCAAATTTTCTACCCCTTATTAAATCCTTATGCATTGTACTTATTGCTTTTTTTGATAACTTTTTCAAACAATTTATTGCTATATTATATATGTTAGGATTTAATTTAATTCCCCTTGATCTTCCTACGTTTTCACATTCTTTTGCGATATTGCAGAATGTTTCAAACTTAATTCTATCCTGAAGAATTCCATCTGCTCCAACATCATAATATGAATCTGTAATATTAAATGCACAATTAAAAACATACTTATCCCATGCTTTAGCCTGTGCATCATCACTTATGATGCATTCTACTTTTGCATTATCTAAAACATTTTTCACTATATCAAGATTTATTTTATATACAGGATGATTGCTATTTGATGATATTATAAATTCATAACCATCATTAGCAACATAAACAATTCCTGTTCCAATTAGCCTTAAATTTGAGTGAAATGCAGAATCTATAATTTTTCCTTTTTTTAAGGATCTATATAATTTATCACAAGAATTAACTCCACTAACAACTGGAATAACTATAGTATATTCTCCAACAAAATTCTTTATCTTTGCTGCAGCTTTTTCTAAGCACTCAGATTTTACACATACAAAAACAATATCCATAAGCATATCTTGCTTTTCTGAAAAATCATTTATAAATTTAGGCATATTTTTATAATAAAGATTACCGTCTTTTAATGTTATTCCATCTCTTTTTAATAATGAAAGCATTTCTCCTTCTGCAAATAAATAAACGTCTTCCTCTGCTCTTAGAAGTTTAGATGCAATATATGTTCCATTAGCACCAATACCAATTATTCCAATTTTCATTAATATCATCCTTTCTATAAATTTATCACTATTTTTTAGTAACTATATTCTACTATATTTTGTGATATAATTAAAAGATATATTAGTTATGATATTAATAACTGGAGGTTATAATATGTTAGGTGATCTTAACCTATATAAATATTTTTATACTGCAGCTACATGTAGAAATATTTCTCGTGCATCTGAAATTCTTTATGTATCACAGCCTGCTGTCAGTAAATCAATAAAACAGCTTGAATCTGAACTAAATATAAAGCTTTTTGAAAGAAATTCGAAGGGAGTTTCTTTAACATCTGAAGGAAAAGAATTATATAATCATATAGAAAAAGCTTTTAGTGAAATTTTACTTGGAGAAAACATATTAACTAAACTAAAAAATAAAGAAGCAGGACTAATAAATATAGGAGTTAGTACAACTATAGGAAAAAATTATTTTCTTCCTATACTTCATCAATTTATTAAATATTATCCTCATTTTAAAATTAAAATCATTAATAGGCCTACATTTGATAATATAGAACTTATAAAATCTCAAAAAGTTGACATTGCAATTGTAGGGCTTTCAAATTGTAAAGATGAAGATTTAAAATTTATAAAATTAAAAAAACTCCATGATATATTAGTATCTTCTCCAGAATACTTAAAAAATTTAAATTTAAATAATATAGATGAAATATTTACTAAGGCAAGCTTTATGCTTCTTGAGAATCCAAATGCAACACGTCAGTATATTGATAAATATTTTTTATCTCAAAATCTTAATATAGTTCCTGATATAGAAGCAAGTAATATGGATTTTTTAATTGAATGTGCCAGAATTGGTCTTGGAATAACTTCAACACTTAAAGAATTTTTGTCTAAAGATTTAGAAAATAAAACACTACTAGAAATACCAGTAAATATACCAATACCTGAAAGAAATATCGGTATAGTATATAAAAAAAATAGTTCACTGCCTATATCAGTAAACTGTTTAATAGAGTTTTTAAAAGAATATTCTAAATCGAGTAGGAGCTAAATAATTATTTTATTTAGCGTCCTCTCACACCACCGTACGTACCGTTCGGTATACGGCGGTTCATCAGAAATTAATGTATCATTTGATATGTTTGTGTTAGACTAATAAATCCTAGAGATTCTAGGTATTTATTATTTAGAGAGTTGTTTAGTATAGGGCTTTTGGAGATTCTCCAATAGCCTTTTCTTGTATTTGCATATTCCCATGCTTTGTATTTATTGATTCCTAGTTTAGCTAAATTTCTTTGTTTAGTGCTAATCTTCTTCCATTGTTTCCATATGCAAGCTCTTAGTCTTCTTCTAATCCATTTGTCTAGTTCTACTAGCTTTCCGCGAGCGTTAGCAATTCCATAATAATTAATCCACCCTCTTGTGATTTGATTTAATTTTAATAGTCTGTATTCCATGCTAATTCCTTTATTTCTATTAGTATAGAATTTGACCTTCTCCTTAAATCTCTTTAGGGATTTCTCATGGATTCTTATTTCTGCTCCGCTTCTCGAAAAGTAAAACGAAAATCCTAAAAATTTTCGTTTAGATACAAAGTCTACTGCACTTTTATCCTTATTTACTTTAAGCTTTAAATTATTTTCAATTATATTTGTCATAGATTTCATTACTCTAAGTCCTGCTCTTTTACTTTTGACATATACATTATTATCATCTGCATATCTGCAAAATTTGTGACCTCGTCTTTCAAGTTCTTTATCTAATTCATCTAACATTATATTAGCTAATAATGGACTTAACGGACCACCTTGCGGTGTTCCTTCTTCACTTGTTACTGAAACCCCATTAATGAGAATTCCGCTTTTGAGGTATTTTCTTATTAATGCTAACAATCTTTTGTCTTGTATCTTCTTTTCAAGTTTACTCATAAGAATATCATGATTAACTTTATCAAAGAATTTCTCTAAATCCATATCTACAACCCATCTATTTCCTTGATTTATATATTGTTTTGATTTTGTTATAGCATCCTTTGCTCCTCTACGAGGACGGAATCCGAAACTATTTTCAGAAAATAAAGGTTCATATATTTTAGATAAAACTTGAGCAATAGCCTGTTGAATCAATCTATCTTGTACAGTTGGTATCCCTAATAATCTAATTCCACCATCTGGCTTGGATATTTCTTTTCTCCTTACAGGTGATGGGTTATATCTATTTTCTAGTAGTTTAGCTTTAATTGTTTCCCAGTGTTTCTTGATATGCTCACGAAGTTCATCGGTCTTCATTCCATCGACACCATGGCTACCTTTATTGCTAATTACTCTTTTAAGTGCTGAAAGCATATTATTTCTTTCTAGAACTTCTTCAAGTAATCTACTAGTATCAAATGCTCCATCGTTTACGCTTTCTCTATTTGGTAAAACCATAGGATTGCTCGGCACCTTTGATTTACCTTGAAGTTCCACTTCTACTTCCATCAATTGGTCTCTATATTGAGTTTTCTGCTTTCTTTGCAATTTCTTTGATTTATCCAAAGTTGTAAACCTCCTAACGTTCAGTCCTTCATCCGCTATCGCGATTAGCGGAGTTACTATGACTTCTGCTGACTTCTGATAGTTCAGCTATATATCACTATATAGGTTGTACCTAGAAACTTAATTTCTTTAGGCACTTATCTATCAGACCTCCCCAGGTAAGAACACGTACTTTCACCTCATCTATCTGCCACATTTACTCTTTCCGTTTCGGATAGTTATTGGGCTTTACTTTGTATAGCAAGTTCACCCACGGAATTGAGCCTCAGATGTGGTTCGTATTCCTCAGACCAAGGCTTTGCCGCCGACTTCCTTCAGATTCCACCTTGCGATGGACACCCTTGTCTTAAGCTAATGGTTGGCACTATCAGCCCCCATTACGGACTTTCACCGATTAGCACGTGCCCATGCTGGGCACACTATAAAAAATGTACAGCTTTAAAAGCTGTACATTTTATCCTACTTTGTAGCTACATCAACCATTCCGTTATCACCTTTATAATTTTCAGCACCAGGCTCTGTTATATGAAGAACAATAATCTTATACTTCATTTTTGCTGGGATTTTACATTTAAATTTTAAAGTATAAACTTTATTAGTTGAATCTTTAGGAGATATAGTTACGCTCTCCTTCTTTAATGAATTTTCTTTATCTTGTTTTCCATTTTTTCCAAGTGTTGCAATCGGACATGGCTTTTCCTCTGTAAGAGATTGAATCCAGTAATTTTCTGGCATGCAAGCCTTCTTTGGATCTACTTTTTTATCGTATGTAACTTCAATTGTATCTTCTGAAGCTTGACAAGCTGATACAATTTTAGGCATACTGCTTTTTTCTTTCTTTCCTGCCTCCAAAGCCTTTACATTTGCACTAGGAATTAGAAACATACCTAATGCTAATACTGTTGCAATCACTTTAATTTTTTTTAAATACTTAATCATTGGCTACTCTCCTTTTTTGATTTGTTTTACCCACTTAGTTTTTATAAAATTTAAAATTTTATTCATTTAAATTTTATTTTAAGAGTAACCTGCTATTTTTTCTTACCAAATATGTAATAAATGCTGCATAAATAATGATACAAATATTATTGCTATCCAGCAGAATAAACCAAGTATAATAGGCTTTCCACCTGTTTTTATTAATTTAACAATATTCGTATTTAATCCTATAGCACCCATAGCCATTGTAATGCAGAATTTTCCGAGTTCTGTTAATGGTTTTGTTATTGATACACTTAAATTTAAAAATGTACTTAAAACTGATGCTAATAAGAAAAATAATACAAACCATGGAAATACCTTAGTAAACTTTACTGAGGTTGCAACCTGCTTTTTAGAACGATAAAACGCAAGAAATAATGTAATTGGTATAATTGCAAGTGTTCTTGTAAGTTTAACTATTGTTGCATAATTTAAAGCAACATTATTTCCATACATGCTTGACCATGTTTCACCTGCTGCAACAACAGAAGATGTATCATTAATTGCAGTTCCTGCCCACATTCCAAATCCTGTATCACTAAAATGAAACATGCTTCCGATTATTGGGAAAGCAAATGCTGCTATTATATTAAATAGAAAAATTACTGAAATTGATCTTGCAATATCAGAATCGTCTGCATCTATAACTGGTGCTGTAGCTGCAATTGCAGATCCTCCACATATAGATGAACCAACACCTATCAAAATAGCAGTATTTGACTCTATTTTCATAATTCTGCTAAATACATATGAAACAATTAAAGATGTTGATATTGTTGATACTATGATTATTAACGACTGGCTTCCAACTCTATATATTTGATATAAATTCATTGAAAATCCAAGTAAAACTATTGCATATTGAAGAATCTTTTTTGAAGTAAACTTGATTCCAGTTTCAAAATATTCTTTTCTTGGTATAAATGCTATAATAAGTCCTAAAATTATTCCAAATACAGGTCCTCCTATAATTGAAAATTGCTTACCCAAAAACCATGCAACAAGCCCTATTAAAAAGCTTAACGCTATGCCTTGGTAATTTTTTTTAATAAAATCCATTCTTATTCCTCCCTCTTCGTTACTATCTTATCATCTAGCAATCATAATATAAAATTATTTATTTTTATATATCAATAAAAATATGTTATGATATATAAAATAATACAATTTTAAAAGGAGAAAACATGCTTGATTTTAGAATATATACTTTTCTTAACGTGTGTAAATATATGAATTTCACAAAAG
It includes:
- a CDS encoding methyl-accepting chemotaxis protein, yielding MEIYTKLFEFISLCLLVIYVLSKVNIVNKYIYYNLKTVCGRIFMVTIFSIPIILTSKFAMRINEASINIRDGIAVVAAIVGGPIVGIIVSFIGAAYRFTLGGWTTFGCCTATIFSGLVASILIIIRKRSINKLTFKEVILYFLVTACFEIIHLLIFVPLLGQKSFSEAFVSMVNTLLIPMTLMNAFFTLIVLIFIKDTIINNPRILLKKQKELAEKSEESNKKILAINSKIKDVSVVLMDIVTNLTKSVNHSANKIESIKGFINNMSYTTKDQNDILIENNKNVEEFAEIIHKASDINNEIQKSSDSILNMNKNSLSKMVNLKDQNNENSAKLFEVDKKIEILSQKSKKINLIIETITDISEQTNLLALNASIEAARAGENGKGFSVVAQEVQKLSESTGKAASDIKALINDVQSEIKNTSNAMKVTKDNVLKQSSIVKSTEESFKGVSSLNDKITLRIKNETEILSKINKGTEGILKLFSQITERSETFYSDSKKLDSDSDCVMDAMKEVNERLTNLNKSADELKLLIE
- a CDS encoding 2-dehydropantoate 2-reductase yields the protein MKIGIIGIGANGTYIASKLLRAEEDVYLFAEGEMLSLLKRDGITLKDGNLYYKNMPKFINDFSEKQDMLMDIVFVCVKSECLEKAAAKIKNFVGEYTIVIPVVSGVNSCDKLYRSLKKGKIIDSAFHSNLRLIGTGIVYVANDGYEFIISSNSNHPVYKINLDIVKNVLDNAKVECIISDDAQAKAWDKYVFNCAFNITDSYYDVGADGILQDRIKFETFCNIAKECENVGRSRGIKLNPNIYNIAINCLKKLSKKAISTMHKDLIRGRKFELEAYCGDLCRMANDVGVSIPYSKMAYESLKMLQPA
- a CDS encoding LysR family transcriptional regulator is translated as MLGDLNLYKYFYTAATCRNISRASEILYVSQPAVSKSIKQLESELNIKLFERNSKGVSLTSEGKELYNHIEKAFSEILLGENILTKLKNKEAGLINIGVSTTIGKNYFLPILHQFIKYYPHFKIKIINRPTFDNIELIKSQKVDIAIVGLSNCKDEDLKFIKLKKLHDILVSSPEYLKNLNLNNIDEIFTKASFMLLENPNATRQYIDKYFLSQNLNIVPDIEASNMDFLIECARIGLGITSTLKEFLSKDLENKTLLEIPVNIPIPERNIGIVYKKNSSLPISVNCLIEFLKEYSKSSRS
- the ltrA gene encoding group II intron reverse transcriptase/maturase — its product is MDKSKKLQRKQKTQYRDQLMEVEVELQGKSKVPSNPMVLPNRESVNDGAFDTSRLLEEVLERNNMLSALKRVISNKGSHGVDGMKTDELREHIKKHWETIKAKLLENRYNPSPVRRKEISKPDGGIRLLGIPTVQDRLIQQAIAQVLSKIYEPLFSENSFGFRPRRGAKDAITKSKQYINQGNRWVVDMDLEKFFDKVNHDILMSKLEKKIQDKRLLALIRKYLKSGILINGVSVTSEEGTPQGGPLSPLLANIMLDELDKELERRGHKFCRYADDNNVYVKSKRAGLRVMKSMTNIIENNLKLKVNKDKSAVDFVSKRKFLGFSFYFSRSGAEIRIHEKSLKRFKEKVKFYTNRNKGISMEYRLLKLNQITRGWINYYGIANARGKLVELDKWIRRRLRACIWKQWKKISTKQRNLAKLGINKYKAWEYANTRKGYWRISKSPILNNSLNNKYLESLGFISLTQTYQMIH
- a CDS encoding YeiH family protein, producing MDFIKKNYQGIALSFLIGLVAWFLGKQFSIIGGPVFGIILGLIIAFIPRKEYFETGIKFTSKKILQYAIVLLGFSMNLYQIYRVGSQSLIIIVSTISTSLIVSYVFSRIMKIESNTAILIGVGSSICGGSAIAATAPVIDADDSDIARSISVIFLFNIIAAFAFPIIGSMFHFSDTGFGMWAGTAINDTSSVVAAGETWSSMYGNNVALNYATIVKLTRTLAIIPITLFLAFYRSKKQVATSVKFTKVFPWFVLFFLLASVLSTFLNLSVSITKPLTELGKFCITMAMGAIGLNTNIVKLIKTGGKPIILGLFCWIAIIFVSLFMQHLLHIW